One segment of Channa argus isolate prfri chromosome 17, Channa argus male v1.0, whole genome shotgun sequence DNA contains the following:
- the esr1 gene encoding estrogen receptor isoform X2, with protein MAKETRFCAVCSDYASGYHYGVWSCEGCKAFFKRSIQGHNDYMCPATNQCTIDRNRRKSCQACRLRKCYEVGMMKGGVRKDRNRVLRHCKRRTGTSDRVKTSKDQGHRAAPSPNGRKHSSSGSSAGGEVEKSSVTGMSPDQVLILLKGAEPPVLTSRQELSRPYTEVTMMGLLTNMADKELVHMIAWAKKLPGFLQLSLHDQVQLLESSWLEVLMIGLIWRSIHCPGKLIFAQDLILDRNEGDCVEGMAEIFDMLLATTSRFRVLKLKPEEFVCLKAIILLNSGAFSFCTGTMEPLHDSAAVQNMLDTITEALVHHISQSGCSVQQQLRRQAQLLLLLSHIRHMSNKGMEHLYSMKCKNRVPLYDLLLEMLDAHHLHRPVKPSQVWSQANRVSPSLTNNHNNSNNSGSSSAGSSSGPRDNHDSPSKPHTGSSVLQYGRSQRNAKCLSADFHC; from the exons ATGGCTAAAGAGACACGTTTCTGCGCGGTGTGCAGTGACTATGCCTCTGGGTACCACTATGGGGTGTGGTCCTGTGAGGGCTGCAAGGCCTTCTTTAAGAGGAGCATCCAGG GTCACAATGACTATATGTGCCCAGCAACCAACCAGTGTACTATAGACAGGAATCGCAGGAAGAGCTGCCAGGCTTGTCGTCTTAGGAAGTGTTATGAAGTGGGCATGATGAAAGGAG GTGTGCGTAAAGACCGCAACCGTGTTTTACGGCATTGCAAACGACGGACAGGAACCAGTGATAGAGTGAAGACCTCTAAGGACCAGGGGCACAGAGCAGCGCCTTCTCCGAATGggaggaaacacagcagcagcggTAGTAGTGCTGGTGGAGAAGTAGAAAAATCATCGGTGACTGGAATGTCTCCTGATCAG GTACTGATCCTGCTCAAGGGGGCCGAGCCCCCAGTACTTACCTCCCGACAGGAGCTGAGCCGACCCTACACTGAGGTCACCATGATGGGCTTGCTGACCAACATGGCCGACAAGGAGCTGGTCCACATGATTGCTTGGGCCAAAAAGCTTCCAG GTTTCCTGCAGCTGTCCCTTCATGACCAGGTGCAGCTGCTAGAGAGCTCATGGCTGGAGGTGCTGATGATCGGGCTGATCTGGCGATCTATCCACTGCCCCGGCAAACTCATCTTTGCTCAAGATCTCATACTGGACAG GAATGAAGGTGACTGTGTCGAGGGCATGGCTGAGATCTTTGACATGCTGTTGGCCACTACTTCCCGCTTCCGTGTGCTCAAACTCAAGCCTGAGGAGTTTGTTTGTCTTAAAGCTATCATCTTGCTCAACTCCG GTGCTTTCTCTTTCTGCACCGGCACCATGGAGCCACTACATGACAGTGCAGCAGTGCAAAACATGCTGGACACCATCACTGAAGCCCTTGTACATCATATCAGCCAATCAGGTTGCTCAGTTCAGCAGCAGTTGAGACGACAGGCCCAgctgctcctcctgctctcCCACATCAGGCACATGAG TAACAAAGGCATGGAGCACCTATACAGCATGAAGTGCAAGAACCGAGTGCCTCTGTATGACCTGCTGCTGGAGATGCTGGATGCTCACCATCTTCACCGCCCAGTTAAACCATCTCAGGTCTGGTCCCAGGCAAACAGAGTGTCTCCCTCCCTCAcgaacaaccacaacaacagcaacaacagtggATCCTCCTCAGCTGGCTCCAGTTCAGGACCCCGAGACAACCATGATAGCCCAAGCAAACCCCACACAGGTTCAAGTGTTCTGCAGTACGGAAG
- the esr1 gene encoding estrogen receptor isoform X1 codes for MYPEESRGSGGVATVDFLEGTYDFTTTTPAPTPLFSHSTTGYYSAPLDTHGPPSEGSLQSLGSGSTSPLVFVPSSTRLSPFMHPPSQHYLETTSTPVYKSSPQPVSRGELCGTSDESYSVGESGAGAGTFEMAKETRFCAVCSDYASGYHYGVWSCEGCKAFFKRSIQGHNDYMCPATNQCTIDRNRRKSCQACRLRKCYEVGMMKGGVRKDRNRVLRHCKRRTGTSDRVKTSKDQGHRAAPSPNGRKHSSSGSSAGGEVEKSSVTGMSPDQVLILLKGAEPPVLTSRQELSRPYTEVTMMGLLTNMADKELVHMIAWAKKLPGFLQLSLHDQVQLLESSWLEVLMIGLIWRSIHCPGKLIFAQDLILDRNEGDCVEGMAEIFDMLLATTSRFRVLKLKPEEFVCLKAIILLNSGAFSFCTGTMEPLHDSAAVQNMLDTITEALVHHISQSGCSVQQQLRRQAQLLLLLSHIRHMSNKGMEHLYSMKCKNRVPLYDLLLEMLDAHHLHRPVKPSQVWSQANRVSPSLTNNHNNSNNSGSSSAGSSSGPRDNHDSPSKPHTGSSVLQYGRSQRNAKCLSADFHC; via the exons ATGTACCCCGAAGAGAGCCGGGGGTCTGGAGGGGTAGCCACTGTGGACTTCCTGGAAGGAACGTACGACTTTACTACCACTACCCCTGCCCCGACTCCTCTCTTCAGCCACTCTACCACTGGCTACTACTCTGCTCCTTTGGACACCCATGGACCACCCTCTGAAGGCAGTCTTCAGTCCCTGGGCAGTGGGTCTACCAGTCCTCTTGTGTTTGTACCTTCCAGTACCCGACTCAGCCCCTTTATGCACCCGCCCAGTCAACACTATCTGGAGACCACCTCAACACCCGTCTACAA ATCCAGTCCGCAGCCAGTTTCCAGAGGGGAGCTGTGTGGTACCAGTGACGAATCATACAGTGTGGGGGAGTCAGGTGCTGGTGCTGGGACTTTTGAGATGGCTAAAGAGACACGTTTCTGCGCGGTGTGCAGTGACTATGCCTCTGGGTACCACTATGGGGTGTGGTCCTGTGAGGGCTGCAAGGCCTTCTTTAAGAGGAGCATCCAGG GTCACAATGACTATATGTGCCCAGCAACCAACCAGTGTACTATAGACAGGAATCGCAGGAAGAGCTGCCAGGCTTGTCGTCTTAGGAAGTGTTATGAAGTGGGCATGATGAAAGGAG GTGTGCGTAAAGACCGCAACCGTGTTTTACGGCATTGCAAACGACGGACAGGAACCAGTGATAGAGTGAAGACCTCTAAGGACCAGGGGCACAGAGCAGCGCCTTCTCCGAATGggaggaaacacagcagcagcggTAGTAGTGCTGGTGGAGAAGTAGAAAAATCATCGGTGACTGGAATGTCTCCTGATCAG GTACTGATCCTGCTCAAGGGGGCCGAGCCCCCAGTACTTACCTCCCGACAGGAGCTGAGCCGACCCTACACTGAGGTCACCATGATGGGCTTGCTGACCAACATGGCCGACAAGGAGCTGGTCCACATGATTGCTTGGGCCAAAAAGCTTCCAG GTTTCCTGCAGCTGTCCCTTCATGACCAGGTGCAGCTGCTAGAGAGCTCATGGCTGGAGGTGCTGATGATCGGGCTGATCTGGCGATCTATCCACTGCCCCGGCAAACTCATCTTTGCTCAAGATCTCATACTGGACAG GAATGAAGGTGACTGTGTCGAGGGCATGGCTGAGATCTTTGACATGCTGTTGGCCACTACTTCCCGCTTCCGTGTGCTCAAACTCAAGCCTGAGGAGTTTGTTTGTCTTAAAGCTATCATCTTGCTCAACTCCG GTGCTTTCTCTTTCTGCACCGGCACCATGGAGCCACTACATGACAGTGCAGCAGTGCAAAACATGCTGGACACCATCACTGAAGCCCTTGTACATCATATCAGCCAATCAGGTTGCTCAGTTCAGCAGCAGTTGAGACGACAGGCCCAgctgctcctcctgctctcCCACATCAGGCACATGAG TAACAAAGGCATGGAGCACCTATACAGCATGAAGTGCAAGAACCGAGTGCCTCTGTATGACCTGCTGCTGGAGATGCTGGATGCTCACCATCTTCACCGCCCAGTTAAACCATCTCAGGTCTGGTCCCAGGCAAACAGAGTGTCTCCCTCCCTCAcgaacaaccacaacaacagcaacaacagtggATCCTCCTCAGCTGGCTCCAGTTCAGGACCCCGAGACAACCATGATAGCCCAAGCAAACCCCACACAGGTTCAAGTGTTCTGCAGTACGGAAG
- the armt1 gene encoding damage-control phosphatase ARMT1 isoform X2, which translates to MQDGIQAEKQTISFLSKLRNELQTDKPLLALTDGLQDVESWNQYLQRHQRLEGDQESVSWFKSPWLYVECYMYRRIQEAFWLNPPISGYDPFNEGKTQGFFESQQAVMALCTYLEGVKKCMDELSKNQLLEHFNKLLLVSLWGNKCDLSISAGQENSQKINPLEVLNSLQPFILVDESNMVWSTLISAQKQEQPGKATPCRVDIVLDNAGFELVSDLVLADFLVSSGLACKIHFHGKCMPWFVSDVTANDFQWTIRQTMAANHKWMSKSGVQWQRYVKEGVWCYHDHPFWTQPHEFCDMAAEAPDLYTTLQRADLVLFKGDLNYRKLTGDRAWDHTVSFDTALRGFGPAPLCILRTLKANIQVGLQQGQGEKLSSEDPDWMTRGKYAVIQFYSPLSEQFN; encoded by the exons ATGCAGGACGGTATCCAGGCTGAGAAGCAAACGATATCTTTCCTGTCCAAACTGAGGAATGAGTTGCAAACTGATAAGCCGCTGCTAGCACTGACCGATGGCCTGCAAGATGTAGAGTCTTGGAATCAGTACCTGCAGAGACATCAGAGACTGGAAGGGGACCAGGAATCTGTCAGCTGGTTCAAGTCTCCATGGCTTTATGTGGAGTGTTACATGTACCGCAGGATACAGGAAGCTTTCTGGCTCAA TCCACCCATCAGTGGCTATGATCCCTTTAATGAAGGAAAGACTCAGGGTTTTTTTGAGTCACAACAGGCTGTGATGGCCTTATGTACCTACTTGGAAGGTGTCAAAAAGTGCATGGATGAGCTGTCAAAGAATCAGCTGTTGGAGCATTTTAACAAACTATTGCTG GTTTCTCTGTGGGGTAACAAATGTGATCTGTCGATCTCTGCTGGCCAAGAGAACTCGCAGAAGATCAATCCATTAGAGGTTCTGAATAGCCTACAACCCTTCATTTTGGTGGATGAATCCAACATGGTATGGTCAACTCTTATTTCTGCACAGAAGCAAGAACAACCAGGGAAAGCCACTCCATGCAGAGTGGACATTGTACTAGACAATGCTGGCTTTGAATTGGTCAGTGACTTAGTCTTAGCAGACTTCCTGGTTTCCTCCGGCCTCGCATGCAAGATCCATTTTCATGGCAAATGCATGCCATGGTTTGTCTCTGATGTCACAGCTAATGATTTTCAGTGGACCATCCGACAGACCATGGCAGCCAATCACAAATGGATGTCTAAGAGTGGTGTGCAGTGGCAGAGGTATGTAAAAGAGGGTGTGTGGTGCTATCATGATCATCCTTTTTGGACACAACCTCATGAGTTCTGTGACATGGCAGCTGAAGCTCCAGACTTGTACACAACCTTGCAGAGGGCTGATCTGGTCCTCTTTAAAGGTGATCTTAACTATAGGAAACTGACAGGAGACCGGGCTTGGGATCACACAGTGAGCTTTGATACTGCGCTACGGGGTTTTGGCCCTGCACCACTGTGTATCCTGAGGACTCTCAAAGCCAACATTCAGGTTGGTCTGCAGCAAGGCCAAGGAGAAAAGCTTTCCTCAGAAGATCCAGACTGGATGACCCGTGGCAAGTATGCAGTCATTCAGTTCTACAGCCCACTGTCAGAACAGTTTAACTAA
- the armt1 gene encoding damage-control phosphatase ARMT1 isoform X1, which yields MMATELSVAGVPPSLSAKVVGSFAYFTVKDRFPTIVTKVIDTIHRNKNKFFEEYGEDGIQAEKQTISFLSKLRNELQTDKPLLALTDGLQDVESWNQYLQRHQRLEGDQESVSWFKSPWLYVECYMYRRIQEAFWLNPPISGYDPFNEGKTQGFFESQQAVMALCTYLEGVKKCMDELSKNQLLEHFNKLLLVSLWGNKCDLSISAGQENSQKINPLEVLNSLQPFILVDESNMVWSTLISAQKQEQPGKATPCRVDIVLDNAGFELVSDLVLADFLVSSGLACKIHFHGKCMPWFVSDVTANDFQWTIRQTMAANHKWMSKSGVQWQRYVKEGVWCYHDHPFWTQPHEFCDMAAEAPDLYTTLQRADLVLFKGDLNYRKLTGDRAWDHTVSFDTALRGFGPAPLCILRTLKANIQVGLQQGQGEKLSSEDPDWMTRGKYAVIQFYSPLSEQFN from the exons ATGATGGCGACTGAGTTGTCCGTAGCCGGAGTTCCTCCTTCATTGTCAGCTAAAGTGGTTGG ATCTTTTGCTTACTTTACTGTGAAAGACAGATTTCCGACCATTGTGACTAAAGTTATAGACACAATACATCgcaacaaaaacaagttttttgaAGAATATGGAGAG GACGGTATCCAGGCTGAGAAGCAAACGATATCTTTCCTGTCCAAACTGAGGAATGAGTTGCAAACTGATAAGCCGCTGCTAGCACTGACCGATGGCCTGCAAGATGTAGAGTCTTGGAATCAGTACCTGCAGAGACATCAGAGACTGGAAGGGGACCAGGAATCTGTCAGCTGGTTCAAGTCTCCATGGCTTTATGTGGAGTGTTACATGTACCGCAGGATACAGGAAGCTTTCTGGCTCAA TCCACCCATCAGTGGCTATGATCCCTTTAATGAAGGAAAGACTCAGGGTTTTTTTGAGTCACAACAGGCTGTGATGGCCTTATGTACCTACTTGGAAGGTGTCAAAAAGTGCATGGATGAGCTGTCAAAGAATCAGCTGTTGGAGCATTTTAACAAACTATTGCTG GTTTCTCTGTGGGGTAACAAATGTGATCTGTCGATCTCTGCTGGCCAAGAGAACTCGCAGAAGATCAATCCATTAGAGGTTCTGAATAGCCTACAACCCTTCATTTTGGTGGATGAATCCAACATGGTATGGTCAACTCTTATTTCTGCACAGAAGCAAGAACAACCAGGGAAAGCCACTCCATGCAGAGTGGACATTGTACTAGACAATGCTGGCTTTGAATTGGTCAGTGACTTAGTCTTAGCAGACTTCCTGGTTTCCTCCGGCCTCGCATGCAAGATCCATTTTCATGGCAAATGCATGCCATGGTTTGTCTCTGATGTCACAGCTAATGATTTTCAGTGGACCATCCGACAGACCATGGCAGCCAATCACAAATGGATGTCTAAGAGTGGTGTGCAGTGGCAGAGGTATGTAAAAGAGGGTGTGTGGTGCTATCATGATCATCCTTTTTGGACACAACCTCATGAGTTCTGTGACATGGCAGCTGAAGCTCCAGACTTGTACACAACCTTGCAGAGGGCTGATCTGGTCCTCTTTAAAGGTGATCTTAACTATAGGAAACTGACAGGAGACCGGGCTTGGGATCACACAGTGAGCTTTGATACTGCGCTACGGGGTTTTGGCCCTGCACCACTGTGTATCCTGAGGACTCTCAAAGCCAACATTCAGGTTGGTCTGCAGCAAGGCCAAGGAGAAAAGCTTTCCTCAGAAGATCCAGACTGGATGACCCGTGGCAAGTATGCAGTCATTCAGTTCTACAGCCCACTGTCAGAACAGTTTAACTAA
- the armt1 gene encoding damage-control phosphatase ARMT1 isoform X3, giving the protein MYRRIQEAFWLNPPISGYDPFNEGKTQGFFESQQAVMALCTYLEGVKKCMDELSKNQLLEHFNKLLLVSLWGNKCDLSISAGQENSQKINPLEVLNSLQPFILVDESNMVWSTLISAQKQEQPGKATPCRVDIVLDNAGFELVSDLVLADFLVSSGLACKIHFHGKCMPWFVSDVTANDFQWTIRQTMAANHKWMSKSGVQWQRYVKEGVWCYHDHPFWTQPHEFCDMAAEAPDLYTTLQRADLVLFKGDLNYRKLTGDRAWDHTVSFDTALRGFGPAPLCILRTLKANIQVGLQQGQGEKLSSEDPDWMTRGKYAVIQFYSPLSEQFN; this is encoded by the exons ATGTACCGCAGGATACAGGAAGCTTTCTGGCTCAA TCCACCCATCAGTGGCTATGATCCCTTTAATGAAGGAAAGACTCAGGGTTTTTTTGAGTCACAACAGGCTGTGATGGCCTTATGTACCTACTTGGAAGGTGTCAAAAAGTGCATGGATGAGCTGTCAAAGAATCAGCTGTTGGAGCATTTTAACAAACTATTGCTG GTTTCTCTGTGGGGTAACAAATGTGATCTGTCGATCTCTGCTGGCCAAGAGAACTCGCAGAAGATCAATCCATTAGAGGTTCTGAATAGCCTACAACCCTTCATTTTGGTGGATGAATCCAACATGGTATGGTCAACTCTTATTTCTGCACAGAAGCAAGAACAACCAGGGAAAGCCACTCCATGCAGAGTGGACATTGTACTAGACAATGCTGGCTTTGAATTGGTCAGTGACTTAGTCTTAGCAGACTTCCTGGTTTCCTCCGGCCTCGCATGCAAGATCCATTTTCATGGCAAATGCATGCCATGGTTTGTCTCTGATGTCACAGCTAATGATTTTCAGTGGACCATCCGACAGACCATGGCAGCCAATCACAAATGGATGTCTAAGAGTGGTGTGCAGTGGCAGAGGTATGTAAAAGAGGGTGTGTGGTGCTATCATGATCATCCTTTTTGGACACAACCTCATGAGTTCTGTGACATGGCAGCTGAAGCTCCAGACTTGTACACAACCTTGCAGAGGGCTGATCTGGTCCTCTTTAAAGGTGATCTTAACTATAGGAAACTGACAGGAGACCGGGCTTGGGATCACACAGTGAGCTTTGATACTGCGCTACGGGGTTTTGGCCCTGCACCACTGTGTATCCTGAGGACTCTCAAAGCCAACATTCAGGTTGGTCTGCAGCAAGGCCAAGGAGAAAAGCTTTCCTCAGAAGATCCAGACTGGATGACCCGTGGCAAGTATGCAGTCATTCAGTTCTACAGCCCACTGTCAGAACAGTTTAACTAA
- the zbtb2b gene encoding zinc finger and BTB domain-containing protein 2b, producing MELANHGLILLQQLNAQREFGFLCDCTVAIGDVFFKAHKAVLAAFSNYFRMLFIHQDSDCVRLKAADIQPDIFSYLLNLMYTGKLAPQLIDPARLEQGVRFLHAYPLLQEASQSVYSHPEHSISLSTSLYGIQISDQQVALSTRVPTRQQLSSPCDMEQVTSEGKYPSTAAATTSYTNSLQSKLASSPPDVEASTSSTKPIAEEGAIDLLSADGSSASAILHVKPSIMRRSSSFRRHYSCHLCRSRFTQRSLLREHLLQHTQVLQQTQTEPSNALSPVMTGEHSMLEADGVLQGSKPGSSCSAAATAVEIISDSEQTPVSGTNSDSPRAEVSTSSWGVGVLNSQADTPPPSDIADIDNLESADLDREVKRRKYECSTCGRKFIQKSHWREHMYIHTGKPFKCSTCGKSFCRANQAARHVCLSQGADTYTMVDRQSMELCAAGDDSSQMEAMFLGSSKPYKCNICATTFSSPNEVIKHLCFTQGGVVGLQGNMGAGMLLQREEFSKDEGSDLSNSGTPLEPIKTEEILVE from the exons ATGGAGTTGGCCAACCATGGTCTtatcctgctgcagcagcttaACGCTCAGAGGGAGTTTGGCTTCCTGTGCGACTGCACTGTGGCTATAGGAGATGTCTTCTTCAAAGCCCACAAAGCTGTCCTTGCTGCTTTTTCCAACTATTTCAGAATGCTCTTCATCCACCAGGACAG tgatTGTGTGCGCCTGAAGGCTGCTGACATACAACCAGATATCTTCAGCTACCTCCTTAACCTGATGTATACAGGCAAGCTTGCACCCCAGCTGATTGACCCTGCACGGCTGGAGCAGGGCGTCAGATTTCTACATGCCTATCCGCTCTTGCAGGAGGCCAGCCAGTCAGTGTATTCACATCCTGAACACAGCATCAGCCTTTCCACTTCCCTCTACGGAATCCAGATCTCTGACCAACAGGTGGCGTTGTCGACCCGAGTGCCCACTCGACAGCAGCTCTCGTCACCCTGTGACATGGAGCAGGTCACCTCAGAAGGGAAATATCCTTCCACAGCAGCTGCCACAACTTCATACACAAATTCCTTACAATCCAAGTTAGCTTCCTCACCCCCAGACGTGGAGGCATCCACCAGCAGCACTAAGCCTATAGCTGAAGAGGGGGCAATTGACTTGCTAAGTGCTGATGGTTCTTCAGCCAGTGCCATCCTCCATGTCAAGCCCAGCATCATGAGAAGGAGTTCCTCTTTTAGGAGGCATTACTCCTGTCATTTGTGCAGGAGCCGATTCACACAGAGAAGTCTGCTGAGAGAGCACCTTCTGCAGCACACCCAGGTTCTTCAGCAAACCCAGACTGAGCCCAGTAATGCGCTCTCACCTGTCATGACAGGAGAACACAGCATGCTAGAGGCAGATGGGGTGCTTCAAGGAAGCAAGCCAGGATCAAGTTGTTCGGCTGCTGCAACAGCAGTCGAGATAATCAGTGACAGCGAGCAAACACCTGTTTCAGGTACCAACTCGGACTCTCCCCGAGCAGAGGTGTCCACATCCAGCTGGGGGGTGGGAGTCTTAAATTCTCAAGCAGACACACCACCTCCATCAGATATTGCGGACATTGACAACCTAGAGAGTGCCGACTTGGACCGGGAAGTGAAGAGGCGAAAGTACGAGTGCTCCACCTGTGGGCGCAAGTTCATTCAAAAGAGCCACTGGCGTGAACACATGTACATCCATACAGGAAAGCCTTTCAAATGCAGCACCTGTGGCAAGAGTTTCTGCCGGGCCAACCAAGCTGCCCGTCATGTGTGCCTGAGCCAGGGAGCCGACACCTACACCATGGTGGACCGACAGAGCATGGAGCTGTGCGCTGCAGGTGACGACAGCAGCCAGATGGAGGCAATGTTCTTGGGCTCCTCAAAGCCTTACAAGTGTAACATTTGTGCGACCACCTTTTCCAGTCCTAATGAAGTGATCAAGCACCTGTGCTTCACCCAGGGGGGCGTAGTGGGGCTGCAGGGTAACATGGGTGCAGGAATGCTGCTTCAACGTGAAGAGTTTTCCAAAGATGAAGGCTCTGATTTGTCCAATTCTGGCACCCCACTAGAACCCATAAAGACTGAGGAGATTCTCGTAGAATAG